The Diospyros lotus cultivar Yz01 chromosome 15, ASM1463336v1, whole genome shotgun sequence genome has a window encoding:
- the LOC127791682 gene encoding uncharacterized protein LOC127791682: MSRSERSDICEFDPEIERTFHQRRREQRARREEQLSNMGDNVNQLVPMAQPVEVNERDILMGDFMMPPLIENQSSIIYPSYGHENFQLRPDVINLFANNIPFYGMSEENPHYHLSRFLEYCGNFKYQGINEEALKMRLFPHTLKDRAREWLDSLPPGSITTWTDLVQKFTLKYFPPAKITKLKHEISTFQQAESENFHEAWERFKELLRKCPSHGFPLPAQNHIFYAGLTPHSRSAVDSTIGGSIRNKSAGELHDLFETMSEQLVMWPDRNSHKRVAGVHEVDLNTLMLAKIDALSKQMEALKYTSNVNMVQGSLPICATCGATHLLPECPLLINPPFTEQAAYAQNFQHQQNFQRQQSNPLSQTYNLGWKNHPHFSYGNTQNIQNPPKQGRPQEEKEGWEEALLKLQERSDQTDAAIKNIENQIGQLAKILTERQPGTWPSNTEVNPKEQVNAIITRSGVQLPEIHVKRPGVVKENGIVQETTDQLEMPEVVAEQEKVIPPPVKPYVPPIPFPQRLRKHKLDKQFEKFLEVFKKLHINIPFVDALAQMPSYAKFMKEILSNKRKLEEHETVMLTDESSAILKKKLPPKLKDPGSFTIPCTIGTFSKVIMQLKSHPTPAAYKGNSIAKSFNTSKRACVDLSTITTLTL; encoded by the exons ATGAGCCGTTCAGAACGTTCGGATATTTGTGAGTTTGATCCTGAGATAGAAAGAACGTTCCATCAAAGGCGTCGTGAACAAAGAGCAAGGAGGGAAGAACAACTGAGTAACATGGGTGACAACGTAAACCAACTTGTTCCAATGGCACAGCCTGTTGAAGTTAATGAAAGAGACATTCTGATGGGAGATTTCATGATGCCCCCTCTAATTGAGAATCAGTCAAGTATAATTTATCCTTCCTACGGGCATGAGAACTTTCAGTTGAGGCCGGATGTGATCAATCTCTTTGCCAACAACATACCATTTTATGGAATGAGCGAGGAAAATCCACACTATCACTTGTCTCGGTTTCTAGAATATTGTGGAAATTTCAAGTATCAAGGAATTAATGAAGAGGCACTCAAGATGCGCCTTTTCCCTCACACTCTGAAGGATAGGGCTCGAGAGTGGTTAGACTCATTACCACCGGGTAGTATTACTACATGGACAGATTTGGTACAGAAGTTCACACTCAAATACTTCCCACCGGCCAAGATTACCAAACTTAAGCATGAGATTTCAACTTTTCAGCAAGCTGAGtctgaaaattttcatgaaGCATGGGAGAGGTTCAAGGAGCTATTGAGGAAGTGTCCTAGTCATGGTTTTCCACTACCAgctcaaaatcacattttctaTGCTGGACTTACTCCTCACAGCCGCTCTGCAGTTGATTCTACAATAGGAGGATCAATCCGAAACAAATCAGCCGGGGAGCTTCATGACCTTTTCGAGACAATGAGTGAGCAATTGGTGATGTGGCCAGATAGAAACTCACATAAAAGAGTAGCAGGAGTGCATGAGGTGGATCTTAACACATTGATGTTAGCCAAGATTGATGCACTATCAAAGCAGATGGAAGCCTTAAAGTATACTTCGAATGTTAATATGGTGCAAGGATCACTTCCCATATGTGCAACTTGTGGAGCAACTCATCTATTGCCTGAATGTCCGCTGCTCATAAATCCACCATTCACGGAGCAAGCTGCTTATGCACAGAATTTTCAACATCAGCAAAATTTTCAAAGGCAGCAGAGTAACCCATTATCACAAACATACAATCTGGGTTGGAAGAatcatcctcatttttcttatgGTAATACTCAGAACATCCAAAATCCACCAAAACAAGGGCGGCcacaagaggaaaaagaaggatgggaggAAGCACTTTTAAAGCTTCAAGAACGAAGTGACCAGACGGACGCAGCCattaagaatattgaaaatcAGATTGGGCAACTAGCAAAAATATTAACGGAAAGGCAACCGGGCACATGGCCGAGCAATACAGAAGTTAACCCAAAGGAGCAAGTAAATGCAATCATAACAAGGAGTGGGGTGCAACTACCAGAAATTCATGTTAAAAGGCCAGGTGTggtaaaagaaaatggtattgtTCAGGAGACAACGGATCAACTTGAAATGCCTGAAGTAGTAGCTGAACAAGAGAAGGTAATTCCACCACCGGTTAAGCCATATGTTCCTCCAATTCCATTCCCTCAGAGGTTGCGCAAACACAAACTGGATAAGCAATTTGAGAAGTTCCTAGAGGTATTCAAGAAGCTTCACATAAACATCCCATTTGTTGATGCCTTAGCTCAAATGCCTAGCTATGCGAAATTTATGaaggaaattttatcaaataagagGAAGTTGGAGGAGCATGAAACTGTTATGCTAACGGACGAGAGCAGCgctatattgaaaaaaaaactaCCACCAAAGCTTAAAGATCCAGGGAGTTTTACTATTCCTTGTACTATTG GTACATTTTCAAAAGTGATAATGCAATTGAAGAGCCATCCTACACCAGCTGCTTACAAGGGCAACTCCATTGCCAAAAGTTTCAATACCTCAAAACGAGCATGTGTTGATCTATCTACCATCACAACCTTGACACTATAG